In the Cryptococcus neoformans var. neoformans JEC21 chromosome 1, complete sequence genome, one interval contains:
- a CDS encoding expressed protein → MSDPLNAASLLGLLPTLLPQGTTSPLPLSTDAIAALVHAIHTALQFRLISPAPQPVDDNSKLEQPRSGGDNDDAMSEVTAVEQEDNSQPPIGRLAEGWNSRGEDSYSFQYRHDQSAMNFRVRVGKMGNRVQIDAMAEDGEPHNLSVVRSELVDSGLFPIPSSATASSASNQESPDASATAVGFKSMNDVKTFVEKYSRDVISRLLPGLSIPGYSQVSGSDPRGPPPAGAPQGSEPSPARPSVPRTGDPLLDNINNINPSGRNPASLGHRDLDPLASLRPPGSFNPNRDGGGMLMDFNHPMFDSRRGRGLGDPDLDGPGGSVQPPGSRWDPVGPSPDGVGGGGIFPGVGGNPLGGVGRGDRDRWGDEMPPPGEFGPDLGRFGGGNGIGGPLGGGRGGGRFGGGGGFGGGGGFGGNMYM, encoded by the exons ATGTCAGATCCTCTAAATGCTGCTAGCCTTTTGGGCCTTCTTCCAACGTTACTACCTCAGGGAACAACATCGCCCTTGCCGCTCTCCACCGACGCCATTGCGGCCTTGGTACACGCAATCCATACCGCCCTTCAATTCCGCCTAATCTCGCCTGCGCCTCAGCCAGTAGATGATAACTCCAAGTTAGAACAACCAAGGTCTGGTGGCGATAACGATGATGCCATGTCTGAAGTTACAGCGGTCGAGCAGGAGGACAATTCACAACCGCCCATTGGACGACTTGCCGAAGGGTGGAACAGTCGAGGTGAAGATTCCTACTCATTCCAGTACCGGCATGATCAAAGTGCTATGAATTTTAGGGTCAGAGTAGGGAAAATGGGCAACAGAGTTCAGATCGACGCTATGGCTGAG GATGGTGAACCACATAATCTGTCTGTTGTCAGATCTGAATTAGTAGATTCCGGGCTGTTCCCAATCCCGAGCTCGGCCACTGCTTCATCAGCTTCTAACCAAGAATCACCAGATGCTTCTGCTACTGCAGTCGGGTTTAAATCAATGAACGA CGTCAAGACATTCGTTGAAAAGTATAGTCGCGACGTCATCTCAAGACTGTTGCCCGGGCTCTCAATTCCAGGGTACAGCCAGGTATCCGGCTCTGATCCTCGTGGTCCTCCTCCGGCTGGAGCGCCACAAGGGAGCGAACCATCTCCTGCGCGTCCTTCGGTCCCAAGGACTGGTGACCCACTTCTGGACAATATAAACAACATCAACCCATCCGGCCGGAACCCAGCTTCTCTCGGACACCGCGACCTCGATCCTCTTGCGTCCCTCCGTCCACCTGGATCGTTCAATCCTAACAGAGATGGCGGTGGGATGCTGATGGATTTTAACCATCCCATGTTTGATTCTCGCCGTGGTCGAGGTTTGGGCGACCCGGATCTTGATGGGCCGGGTGGTTCAGTCCAGCCTCCAGGATCGAGGTGGGATCCTGTAGGCCCCTCTCCTGATGGAGTGGGCGGTGGAGGGATCTTCCCTGGAGTAGGCGGCAATCCCCTTGGGGGTGTGGGGAGAGGTGATAGGGATAGGTGGGGAGATGAGATGCCTCCTCCTGGGGAGTTTGGGCCTGATCTGGGAAGATTTGGAGGCGGTAATGGAATTGGTGGGCCGTTGGGTGGGGGTCGTGGGGGGGGAAGGttcggtggtggtggtggattCGGGGGCGGAGGTGGTTTTGGAGGCAATATGTACATGTAA
- a CDS encoding proteasome regulatory subunit 12, putative, with product MPGLTTAQVTELSGVNVVIHPLVLLSVVDHAARVPLSKNKRVLGVLLGQDNGTSINVANSFAIPFEEDERDPKTFFLDLDYVEEMWRMFRKVNAKERPIGFYHTGPRLRSSDLEITELFKRFCPRPVMVIVDVRTSGGRGDTGIPTDAYFAVEEIKDDGTATQRTFTHVSTSIEAEEAEEIGVEHLLRDISSSSSAPSSSLLTTQSLSTRVASQLQSLRGLHARLHEIGEYLEAVRSGKMPINHQVVYQLQEIIGLLPQLGGDVELGKAFRMGVNDQSLVVFLSSMIRTVLALHDLIENRIQNAQQDIEDAKSPAEKANEARAEAAGIKAEDVAKAKKDAEEEEKEKKKK from the exons ATGCCCGGCTTAACAACGGCACAG GTCACAGAACTTAGCGGCGTCAATGT CGTTATACACCCTTTAGTTCTTCTGTCTGTGGTTGATCACGCTGCCCGAGTGCCCTTGTCGAAGAACAAGCGAGTGCTGGGTGTGCTGTTAGGACAAGATAATGGGACTTCCATCAACGTTGCGAACAG TTTTGCGATTccatttgaagaagatgagcgTGATCCCAAGACATTCTTCTTAGATTTGGATTATGTTGAGGAAATGTGGAGAATGTTCAGAAAAGTCAACG CCAAGGAGCGCCCTATAGGATTCTACCACACTGGTCCCCGTCTTCGCTCATCCGACCTCGAGATCACTGAACTCTTCAAACGTTTCTGCCCTCGACCTGTTATGGTCATTGTTGATGTTCGAACTTCTGGTGGCCGAGGTGACACTGGTATCCCCACTGACGCCTACTTTGCAGTTGAAGAGATCAAGGATGACGGGACTGCCACTCAACGAACATTTACCCATGTCTCAACCTCTATAGAAGCCGAAGAAGCCGAAGAGATTGGTGTGGAACATCTTTTGAGAgacatctcctcttcgtcatccgccccgtcatcttctttacTCACCACGCAATCCCTTTCTACCCGTGTCGCGTCCCAACTCCAATCACTTCGTGGTCTGCACGCTCGTCTGCATGAAATTGGAGAGTACCTCGAAGCGGTACGTAGCGGGAAGATGCCAATTAACCACCAGGTGGTGTATCAGTTGCAGGAGATAATTGGTCTCTTGCCTCAACTTGGAGGAGATGTGGAGCTGGGTAAGGCATTCAGGATGGGCGTGAATGATCAGAGTTTAGTAGTGTTCTTGAGCTCGATGATCAGGACGGTGTTGGCTTTGCATGATCTTA TTGAAAACCGCATCCAAAACGCTCAACAAGATATCGAAGACGCCAAGTCTCCTGCTGAAAAGGCCAACGAAGCTCGAGCTGAAGCAGCCGGTATCAAGGCAGAGGATGTGGccaaggcgaagaaggacgcggaagaagaggagaaagagaagaagaagaagtag